Proteins encoded within one genomic window of Polypterus senegalus isolate Bchr_013 chromosome 6, ASM1683550v1, whole genome shotgun sequence:
- the fign gene encoding fidgetin isoform X3, translated as MISSTSVYGLKMQWTPEHAQWAEQHFDITSTTRSPAHKAEAYRGHLQRTYQYAWANDDISALTASNLLKKYAEKYSGILEGPNERVVLSAYAEAGPGLVNGRKNDDSWQPALNSDGVYSMNCVTDVISASKPGVSAALPPADVSASIGSSPGVASNLTEPSYSSSTCGSHPVASLHSGLPSQEYATGYNGSYLHSSYSSQSASALSSPHPSPLHSSGLLQPPPPPPPPSLVPGYNAGSPNISSYNYTPAGYPPQTGVGPGYSPSGAPPPSAYLPSGIPAPTPLPPTTVPSYSYQTHSLAPIAPTPLNSSSANSLKRKAFYMTGQGEMDSSYGNFNYSQQRSTQSPMYRMPDNSVSNASRGNGFDRSGDASSLAFKPTKQLMSSEQQRKFNSQSSRSLTPPSYSSAKNSLGGSRSGEPFGKFSSPIMGEPSEEHRQHLSHPAQGPGIRTATSSTCPADEQLKNTDQHLVELVTNEIVSQAPPVDWSDIAGLELAKATIKEEVLWPMLRPDVFSGLTALPRSILFFGPQGTGKMLLGRCIASQLGATFFRLSGSALVTKWLGEGEKIVHTSFLIARCRQPSVIFVSEIDMLLSSQVSEESPVNRIKTELLMQLDSVLTSAEDQIVVICSTSKPEEIDESVRRYFMKRLLIPLPDSTARHQIIIQLLSQHNYCLSDKEVALLVQRTEGFSGLDVTRLCQEAAVGPLHTMQGPDLSAIMPSQLRPVTYPDFENVFCKIQPSISQKELDTYTEWNKMFGCSQ; from the coding sequence GCTTAAAGATGCAGTGGACCCCAGAACATGCTCAGTGGGCAGAACAGCACTTTGACATCACCTCCACCACCCGCTCACCTGCACACAAGGCAGAGGCATACAGGGGCCACTTACAGCGCACCTACCAGTACGCCTGGGCCAACGATGACATTTCTGCGCTGACTGCTTCCAACCTGCTGAAAAAGTACGCCGAGAAGTACTCTGGCATCTTAGAAGGTCCAAATGAAAGGGTGGTCTTGAGTGCTTATGCAGAAGCAGGCCCAGGGCTGGTGAATGGAAGGAAGAACGACGATTCCTGGCAGCCAGCTCTCAACTCTGATGGCGTCTATTCCATGAATTGCGTGACAGATGTGATTTCCGCAAGTAAACCTGGAGTGTCAGCGGCTCTGCCTCCGGCAGATGTGTCTGCCAGCATTGGCAGCTCTCCTGGGGTGGCTAGCAATCTCACTGAGCCCAGCTATTCGAGCAGCACCTGTGGAAGCCACCCTGTAGCCAGTCTTCATTCTGGACTCCCATCTCAGGAATATGCAACAGGTTACAATGGCTCCTACCTGCATTCGAGTTACAGTAGTCAGTCGGCTTCTGCACTTTCCTCCCCACACCCATCCCCTTTGCACAGCTCGGGGCTTTTACAGCCCCCTCCTCCGCCACCCCCTCCCTCCTTGGTGCCAGGCTACAACGCAGGCTCTCCCAACATCTCAAGTTATAATTACACCCCAGCCGGTTACCCTCCTCAGACTGGTGTCGGCCCTGGCTATAGCCCCAGTGGGGCGCCCCCTCCGTCTGCTTACTTACCATCAGGTATCCCTGCTCCCACTCCTCTGCCTCCCACTACGGTTCCCAGCTATTCCTATCAAACTCACAGCCTTGCACCAATTGCACCAACACCTCTGAACAGCAGCTCAGCCAATTCCCTGAAGAGAAAAGCTTTTTATATGACTGGGCAAGGAGAAATGGACTCCAGCTACGGAAATTTTAACTACAGTCAACAGCGCTCCACACAAAGCCCCATGTACAGGATGCCCGATAATAGCGTTTCTAACGCTAGTCGGGGAAATGGATTTGATAGAAGTGGTGATGCCTCATCTTTAGCATTTAAGCCTACGAAACAGTTGATGTCTTCAGAACAGCAACGTAAGTTCAACAGTCAGTCAAGCAGATCGCTCACGCCGCCATCCTATAGCTCAGCGAAAAACTCTTTGGGAGGATCACGATCGGGTGAGCCGTTTGGGAAATTTAGTTCGCCCATAATGGGAGAGCCAAGTGAAGAGCACAGACAGCATCTCTCCCACCCAGCGCAAGGACCAGGAATCCGCACAGCTACCTCATCCACCTGTCCTGCAGATGAACAGCTGAAGAACACCGATCAACACCTTGTTGAACTTGTGACCAATGAGATTGTCAGCCAGGCACCGCCGGTGGACTGGAGTGACATTGCTGGGCTAGAACTGGCTAAAGCCACAATCAAAGAGGAGGTTCTGTGGCCAATGCTTAGGCCCGATGTGTTTAGTGGACTCACTGCGTTACCTCGGAGTATTCTTTTCTTTGGGCCTCAGGGAACAGGTAAAATGTTACTGGGAAGATGTATAGCCAGTCAGCTGGGTGCTACCTTTTTTCGGCTCAGCGGCTCAGCTCTGGTGACAAAGTGGTTAGGAGAAGGAGAGAAAATCGTTCACACTTCATTTCTTATAGCACGATGTCGACAACCCTCTGTGATTTTCGTCAGCGAAATTGACATGTTGCTTTCGTCGcaagtgagtgaggagagcccaGTGAACAGAATTAAAACAGAGCTCTTGATGCAGTTGGACAGTGTGCTAACCTCTGCTGAGGACCAGATTGTGGTTATCTGCTCAACAAGTAAACCCGAGGAAATAGATGAGTCGGTGAGACGATATTTCATGAAGAGACTTCTCATCCCCTTACCAGACAGCACAGCAAGGCACCAGATAATCATTCAGCTGCTCTCACAGCACAACTATTGCCTCAGTGACAAAGAGGTTGCACTGCTAGTCCAGCGAACGGAGGGATTCTCTGGACTTGACGTAACACGCTTGTGTCAAGAAGCTGCTGTAGGGCCCCTTCATACCATGCAGGGCCCTGATCTTTCAGCCATTATGCCTAGTCAGTTGAGGCCAGTCACTTACCCAGACTTTGAAAACGTTTTTTGCAAAATACAGCCTAGCATATCCCAGAAAGAACTTGACACGTACACTGAATGGAACAAAATGTTTGGCTGCAGCCAATGA
- the fign gene encoding fidgetin isoform X2, giving the protein MISSTSVYDEAMHPATRTFHGPTQTWWSKGLKMQWTPEHAQWAEQHFDITSTTRSPAHKAEAYRGHLQRTYQYAWANDDISALTASNLLKKYAEKYSGILEGPNERVVLSAYAEAGPGLVNGRKNDDSWQPALNSDGVYSMNCVTDVISASKPGVSAALPPADVSASIGSSPGVASNLTEPSYSSSTCGSHPVASLHSGLPSQEYATGYNGSYLHSSYSSQSASALSSPHPSPLHSSGLLQPPPPPPPPSLVPGYNAGSPNISSYNYTPAGYPPQTGVGPGYSPSGAPPPSAYLPSGIPAPTPLPPTTVPSYSYQTHSLAPIAPTPLNSSSANSLKRKAFYMTGQGEMDSSYGNFNYSQQRSTQSPMYRMPDNSVSNASRGNGFDRSGDASSLAFKPTKQLMSSEQQRKFNSQSSRSLTPPSYSSAKNSLGGSRSGEPFGKFSSPIMGEPSEEHRQHLSHPAQGPGIRTATSSTCPADEQLKNTDQHLVELVTNEIVSQAPPVDWSDIAGLELAKATIKEEVLWPMLRPDVFSGLTALPRSILFFGPQGTGKMLLGRCIASQLGATFFRLSGSALVTKWLGEGEKIVHTSFLIARCRQPSVIFVSEIDMLLSSQVSEESPVNRIKTELLMQLDSVLTSAEDQIVVICSTSKPEEIDESVRRYFMKRLLIPLPDSTARHQIIIQLLSQHNYCLSDKEVALLVQRTEGFSGLDVTRLCQEAAVGPLHTMQGPDLSAIMPSQLRPVTYPDFENVFCKIQPSISQKELDTYTEWNKMFGCSQ; this is encoded by the coding sequence GCTTAAAGATGCAGTGGACCCCAGAACATGCTCAGTGGGCAGAACAGCACTTTGACATCACCTCCACCACCCGCTCACCTGCACACAAGGCAGAGGCATACAGGGGCCACTTACAGCGCACCTACCAGTACGCCTGGGCCAACGATGACATTTCTGCGCTGACTGCTTCCAACCTGCTGAAAAAGTACGCCGAGAAGTACTCTGGCATCTTAGAAGGTCCAAATGAAAGGGTGGTCTTGAGTGCTTATGCAGAAGCAGGCCCAGGGCTGGTGAATGGAAGGAAGAACGACGATTCCTGGCAGCCAGCTCTCAACTCTGATGGCGTCTATTCCATGAATTGCGTGACAGATGTGATTTCCGCAAGTAAACCTGGAGTGTCAGCGGCTCTGCCTCCGGCAGATGTGTCTGCCAGCATTGGCAGCTCTCCTGGGGTGGCTAGCAATCTCACTGAGCCCAGCTATTCGAGCAGCACCTGTGGAAGCCACCCTGTAGCCAGTCTTCATTCTGGACTCCCATCTCAGGAATATGCAACAGGTTACAATGGCTCCTACCTGCATTCGAGTTACAGTAGTCAGTCGGCTTCTGCACTTTCCTCCCCACACCCATCCCCTTTGCACAGCTCGGGGCTTTTACAGCCCCCTCCTCCGCCACCCCCTCCCTCCTTGGTGCCAGGCTACAACGCAGGCTCTCCCAACATCTCAAGTTATAATTACACCCCAGCCGGTTACCCTCCTCAGACTGGTGTCGGCCCTGGCTATAGCCCCAGTGGGGCGCCCCCTCCGTCTGCTTACTTACCATCAGGTATCCCTGCTCCCACTCCTCTGCCTCCCACTACGGTTCCCAGCTATTCCTATCAAACTCACAGCCTTGCACCAATTGCACCAACACCTCTGAACAGCAGCTCAGCCAATTCCCTGAAGAGAAAAGCTTTTTATATGACTGGGCAAGGAGAAATGGACTCCAGCTACGGAAATTTTAACTACAGTCAACAGCGCTCCACACAAAGCCCCATGTACAGGATGCCCGATAATAGCGTTTCTAACGCTAGTCGGGGAAATGGATTTGATAGAAGTGGTGATGCCTCATCTTTAGCATTTAAGCCTACGAAACAGTTGATGTCTTCAGAACAGCAACGTAAGTTCAACAGTCAGTCAAGCAGATCGCTCACGCCGCCATCCTATAGCTCAGCGAAAAACTCTTTGGGAGGATCACGATCGGGTGAGCCGTTTGGGAAATTTAGTTCGCCCATAATGGGAGAGCCAAGTGAAGAGCACAGACAGCATCTCTCCCACCCAGCGCAAGGACCAGGAATCCGCACAGCTACCTCATCCACCTGTCCTGCAGATGAACAGCTGAAGAACACCGATCAACACCTTGTTGAACTTGTGACCAATGAGATTGTCAGCCAGGCACCGCCGGTGGACTGGAGTGACATTGCTGGGCTAGAACTGGCTAAAGCCACAATCAAAGAGGAGGTTCTGTGGCCAATGCTTAGGCCCGATGTGTTTAGTGGACTCACTGCGTTACCTCGGAGTATTCTTTTCTTTGGGCCTCAGGGAACAGGTAAAATGTTACTGGGAAGATGTATAGCCAGTCAGCTGGGTGCTACCTTTTTTCGGCTCAGCGGCTCAGCTCTGGTGACAAAGTGGTTAGGAGAAGGAGAGAAAATCGTTCACACTTCATTTCTTATAGCACGATGTCGACAACCCTCTGTGATTTTCGTCAGCGAAATTGACATGTTGCTTTCGTCGcaagtgagtgaggagagcccaGTGAACAGAATTAAAACAGAGCTCTTGATGCAGTTGGACAGTGTGCTAACCTCTGCTGAGGACCAGATTGTGGTTATCTGCTCAACAAGTAAACCCGAGGAAATAGATGAGTCGGTGAGACGATATTTCATGAAGAGACTTCTCATCCCCTTACCAGACAGCACAGCAAGGCACCAGATAATCATTCAGCTGCTCTCACAGCACAACTATTGCCTCAGTGACAAAGAGGTTGCACTGCTAGTCCAGCGAACGGAGGGATTCTCTGGACTTGACGTAACACGCTTGTGTCAAGAAGCTGCTGTAGGGCCCCTTCATACCATGCAGGGCCCTGATCTTTCAGCCATTATGCCTAGTCAGTTGAGGCCAGTCACTTACCCAGACTTTGAAAACGTTTTTTGCAAAATACAGCCTAGCATATCCCAGAAAGAACTTGACACGTACACTGAATGGAACAAAATGTTTGGCTGCAGCCAATGA
- the fign gene encoding fidgetin isoform X1: protein MISSTSVYADEAMHPATRTFHGPTQTWWSKGLKMQWTPEHAQWAEQHFDITSTTRSPAHKAEAYRGHLQRTYQYAWANDDISALTASNLLKKYAEKYSGILEGPNERVVLSAYAEAGPGLVNGRKNDDSWQPALNSDGVYSMNCVTDVISASKPGVSAALPPADVSASIGSSPGVASNLTEPSYSSSTCGSHPVASLHSGLPSQEYATGYNGSYLHSSYSSQSASALSSPHPSPLHSSGLLQPPPPPPPPSLVPGYNAGSPNISSYNYTPAGYPPQTGVGPGYSPSGAPPPSAYLPSGIPAPTPLPPTTVPSYSYQTHSLAPIAPTPLNSSSANSLKRKAFYMTGQGEMDSSYGNFNYSQQRSTQSPMYRMPDNSVSNASRGNGFDRSGDASSLAFKPTKQLMSSEQQRKFNSQSSRSLTPPSYSSAKNSLGGSRSGEPFGKFSSPIMGEPSEEHRQHLSHPAQGPGIRTATSSTCPADEQLKNTDQHLVELVTNEIVSQAPPVDWSDIAGLELAKATIKEEVLWPMLRPDVFSGLTALPRSILFFGPQGTGKMLLGRCIASQLGATFFRLSGSALVTKWLGEGEKIVHTSFLIARCRQPSVIFVSEIDMLLSSQVSEESPVNRIKTELLMQLDSVLTSAEDQIVVICSTSKPEEIDESVRRYFMKRLLIPLPDSTARHQIIIQLLSQHNYCLSDKEVALLVQRTEGFSGLDVTRLCQEAAVGPLHTMQGPDLSAIMPSQLRPVTYPDFENVFCKIQPSISQKELDTYTEWNKMFGCSQ, encoded by the coding sequence GCTTAAAGATGCAGTGGACCCCAGAACATGCTCAGTGGGCAGAACAGCACTTTGACATCACCTCCACCACCCGCTCACCTGCACACAAGGCAGAGGCATACAGGGGCCACTTACAGCGCACCTACCAGTACGCCTGGGCCAACGATGACATTTCTGCGCTGACTGCTTCCAACCTGCTGAAAAAGTACGCCGAGAAGTACTCTGGCATCTTAGAAGGTCCAAATGAAAGGGTGGTCTTGAGTGCTTATGCAGAAGCAGGCCCAGGGCTGGTGAATGGAAGGAAGAACGACGATTCCTGGCAGCCAGCTCTCAACTCTGATGGCGTCTATTCCATGAATTGCGTGACAGATGTGATTTCCGCAAGTAAACCTGGAGTGTCAGCGGCTCTGCCTCCGGCAGATGTGTCTGCCAGCATTGGCAGCTCTCCTGGGGTGGCTAGCAATCTCACTGAGCCCAGCTATTCGAGCAGCACCTGTGGAAGCCACCCTGTAGCCAGTCTTCATTCTGGACTCCCATCTCAGGAATATGCAACAGGTTACAATGGCTCCTACCTGCATTCGAGTTACAGTAGTCAGTCGGCTTCTGCACTTTCCTCCCCACACCCATCCCCTTTGCACAGCTCGGGGCTTTTACAGCCCCCTCCTCCGCCACCCCCTCCCTCCTTGGTGCCAGGCTACAACGCAGGCTCTCCCAACATCTCAAGTTATAATTACACCCCAGCCGGTTACCCTCCTCAGACTGGTGTCGGCCCTGGCTATAGCCCCAGTGGGGCGCCCCCTCCGTCTGCTTACTTACCATCAGGTATCCCTGCTCCCACTCCTCTGCCTCCCACTACGGTTCCCAGCTATTCCTATCAAACTCACAGCCTTGCACCAATTGCACCAACACCTCTGAACAGCAGCTCAGCCAATTCCCTGAAGAGAAAAGCTTTTTATATGACTGGGCAAGGAGAAATGGACTCCAGCTACGGAAATTTTAACTACAGTCAACAGCGCTCCACACAAAGCCCCATGTACAGGATGCCCGATAATAGCGTTTCTAACGCTAGTCGGGGAAATGGATTTGATAGAAGTGGTGATGCCTCATCTTTAGCATTTAAGCCTACGAAACAGTTGATGTCTTCAGAACAGCAACGTAAGTTCAACAGTCAGTCAAGCAGATCGCTCACGCCGCCATCCTATAGCTCAGCGAAAAACTCTTTGGGAGGATCACGATCGGGTGAGCCGTTTGGGAAATTTAGTTCGCCCATAATGGGAGAGCCAAGTGAAGAGCACAGACAGCATCTCTCCCACCCAGCGCAAGGACCAGGAATCCGCACAGCTACCTCATCCACCTGTCCTGCAGATGAACAGCTGAAGAACACCGATCAACACCTTGTTGAACTTGTGACCAATGAGATTGTCAGCCAGGCACCGCCGGTGGACTGGAGTGACATTGCTGGGCTAGAACTGGCTAAAGCCACAATCAAAGAGGAGGTTCTGTGGCCAATGCTTAGGCCCGATGTGTTTAGTGGACTCACTGCGTTACCTCGGAGTATTCTTTTCTTTGGGCCTCAGGGAACAGGTAAAATGTTACTGGGAAGATGTATAGCCAGTCAGCTGGGTGCTACCTTTTTTCGGCTCAGCGGCTCAGCTCTGGTGACAAAGTGGTTAGGAGAAGGAGAGAAAATCGTTCACACTTCATTTCTTATAGCACGATGTCGACAACCCTCTGTGATTTTCGTCAGCGAAATTGACATGTTGCTTTCGTCGcaagtgagtgaggagagcccaGTGAACAGAATTAAAACAGAGCTCTTGATGCAGTTGGACAGTGTGCTAACCTCTGCTGAGGACCAGATTGTGGTTATCTGCTCAACAAGTAAACCCGAGGAAATAGATGAGTCGGTGAGACGATATTTCATGAAGAGACTTCTCATCCCCTTACCAGACAGCACAGCAAGGCACCAGATAATCATTCAGCTGCTCTCACAGCACAACTATTGCCTCAGTGACAAAGAGGTTGCACTGCTAGTCCAGCGAACGGAGGGATTCTCTGGACTTGACGTAACACGCTTGTGTCAAGAAGCTGCTGTAGGGCCCCTTCATACCATGCAGGGCCCTGATCTTTCAGCCATTATGCCTAGTCAGTTGAGGCCAGTCACTTACCCAGACTTTGAAAACGTTTTTTGCAAAATACAGCCTAGCATATCCCAGAAAGAACTTGACACGTACACTGAATGGAACAAAATGTTTGGCTGCAGCCAATGA